The Vreelandella piezotolerans genomic interval CAGCACGGCAACGCGATCACAGGCTGCGTAGAGGGTATCCAGGTCGTGAGTGACCAAAAAAACGCTGAAGCCAAGTGCATCGCGAAGGGTCACGATCAACTGGTCAAACGCAGCGGCACCAATGGGGTCGAGCCCGGCTGTCGGTTCATCGAGGAATAAAATGTCCGGGTCCAAGGCGAGCGCTCTGGCAAGGGCTGCACGTTTTATCATGCCCCCTGAGAGTGATGCTGGAAACTGCCGTGCCGCTTGCGGTGCCAAGCCCACTAAAGAAAGTTTGATGCGCGCCAGATATTCAGCCTCTTCCCGAGGCAGCCCAGCGTGCTCAATGAGCGGTAGCGCGACGTTCTCTTGCAGATTGAGCGAACTAAACAAGGCCCCGCGCTGGAAAAGCACCCCAAAGCGCCGTTCGATTTGGCTGCGCTGGGAGCCGCTTAGCGCATTCAACCGCTGGCCCAGCACCTCGACGGTGCCATCATTAGGATGCTTGAGCCCTACGATACTGCGTAGCAGGACCGATTTACCCGTGCCAGAACCGCCAACGACGCCGAGAATTTCTCGACGATAGAGGGTCAAATCTACTCCTTCGTGAACGACATTATCGCCAAATCGATTTACCAGC includes:
- a CDS encoding ABC transporter ATP-binding protein, with protein sequence MCVQGLVNRFGDNVVHEGVDLTLYRREILGVVGGSGTGKSVLLRSIVGLKHPNDGTVEVLGQRLNALSGSQRSQIERRFGVLFQRGALFSSLNLQENVALPLIEHAGLPREEAEYLARIKLSLVGLAPQAARQFPASLSGGMIKRAALARALALDPDILFLDEPTAGLDPIGAAAFDQLIVTLRDALGFSVFLVTHDLDTLYAACDRVAVLSQKRVLVADTLERVAETDDEWVQDYFNGPRGRAAQRAADTPSSKE